ATTTTCTACAGCTATTCTTTGTGTTGATTGAACTGTCTCTGGACATCTAGTACAATTTAATGAAATTCCTATTTTTATATTTAATTTTTTATCTATTTTAGATATTCTTTCAACTAAAGAATCATTTATTTTTTGTCCTGGTCCTGAAACATTATACATAGCTAAAATAAATGAATTTAATTCATGTCCTGTAGGAACAGTTGTGTATTTTATTCTTGAATATTCCCCTTTATCATTTAATATAGCAATAGCTGGTAATTTTTCTAAATCAATTCCTTTTTCTCTTAATTGTACATCTGTTTTTTCATAAATTTTAACTTGAATTTTATCATTTGTACTTCCAATTTCTTCTGCCATTTGGATTATCTCTGAAGTTTCTTCTAAATTTTCTCCTTTTATTACAGCTAATTCTATTTTATTTTGAAATACTTTAGTTACCTCTCTAAGTTGTTCTTTTAGATTCTCATCTAACATTTGTTCTTTTACTTCATTTTCTTTTTGTACTTCTACTTCATCTTTTTTTAATCCTAATTTTTCTCTAAGGTCAAAAACATACTTCTCTATATTACTAGAAGCTATAGCCCCATCAGAGACTGCTGTAACAACTTGTCTTAATTTTTTAGGTCTAATATCACCTACTGCATATACTCCTGTTACATTAGTCATTAAATCTTCATTTGTTAAAATAAAACCTTGTTTATCAATTTCTACATGATTTTTAAAAATTTTACTTTGAGGTTCATATCCAACAAAAATAAATATTCCAAAAGTTTCTCCATCTTCAGGAGAAAATTCTTCAATTTCATTAGTAATATTATTTTTTAAAAGTATTTTTCTTAAAAATTTATCTCCTGTAGCTTCTAATACTTCTGTATTAAATCTAACATCTATTTTTGGATGAGCCAATACTTTATCAGCTATTGTTCTAGCACAAGTAAATTCTGGTTCTCTAACTATAACATGGACTTTTTTAGCATATTTAGTTAAAAACATTGATTCCTCAGCTGCAGCAAATCCTCCACCAATTACAAAAACATCTAATCCTGTAAAAAATTCTCCATCACATGTAGCACAATAAGCTACCCCTCTTCCTGAATATTCTATTTCTCCTGGAAAATTTAATTTTCTTGGAGAAGCTCCTGTAGCTATAACAACTGATAATCCTTTATATTCCTTTCCAGATTTTGTTTTTATAACTTTTATATCTCCATGTAATTCCATATCAATAACTTCATCTTGAATAAACTCATTTTTAAAACTTTTAGCTTGTTCTTTTATTTTATCAACTAATTCACTTCCAGAAATTTCTTTTATTCCTGGATAATTAACAACTTCACTTGTTATTTTTATTTGTCCACCTTTTTCTTCTTTTTCTATAACAAGAACATCTAATTTTGCTCTTCCTCCATAGATTCCAGCTGTAAGTCCAGCTGGTCCTCCTCCTATTACAATCATATCATAAATTTTTTCCATATTCCCTCCTCTATAAAGAAAAGATGTTACTTAAAAAAGCAACATCTTTTTAAATCTTAAAGTTTTCCAACTAAATCAATTGATGGTTTTAAACTTTCTTTTCCTGGTTTCCATTTAGCTGGACAAACCTCTCCATGTTCTCTTACAAATTTAGCTGCTTGTAATTTTCTTAATAATTCACTAGCTTCTCTTCCTATTCCATTAGCATGAACTTCATAAGCTTGGATAACTCCTTCTGGGTCTATAATGAAACTTCCTCTTA
This genomic interval from Fusobacterium perfoetens ATCC 29250 contains the following:
- a CDS encoding FAD-dependent oxidoreductase, whose product is MEKIYDMIVIGGGPAGLTAGIYGGRAKLDVLVIEKEEKGGQIKITSEVVNYPGIKEISGSELVDKIKEQAKSFKNEFIQDEVIDMELHGDIKVIKTKSGKEYKGLSVVIATGASPRKLNFPGEIEYSGRGVAYCATCDGEFFTGLDVFVIGGGFAAAEESMFLTKYAKKVHVIVREPEFTCARTIADKVLAHPKIDVRFNTEVLEATGDKFLRKILLKNNITNEIEEFSPEDGETFGIFIFVGYEPQSKIFKNHVEIDKQGFILTNEDLMTNVTGVYAVGDIRPKKLRQVVTAVSDGAIASSNIEKYVFDLREKLGLKKDEVEVQKENEVKEQMLDENLKEQLREVTKVFQNKIELAVIKGENLEETSEIIQMAEEIGSTNDKIQVKIYEKTDVQLREKGIDLEKLPAIAILNDKGEYSRIKYTTVPTGHELNSFILAMYNVSGPGQKINDSLVERISKIDKKLNIKIGISLNCTRCPETVQSTQRIAVENPNINVEVIDVFSHKEFKKKYDILSVPAMVINDKELRFGQLSLEEVLDILEKI